One Peterkaempfera bronchialis DNA window includes the following coding sequences:
- a CDS encoding polyprenyl synthetase family protein — protein sequence MTVVGPFGLNMQDEALNADVRDGMAAVEEALLDATKSDVPFITVTAQHLLEAGGKRFRPLLVLLAAQFGDPNAPGVVPAAVVVELTHLATLYHDDVMDEAGVRRGAPSANARWDNSVAILTGDFLFSRASQVLADLGPEAVRVQAEAFERLVTGQILETAGPRQGSDPVQHYLDVISGKTGSLIAVSGRMGAMLAGADERTVEILTEYGERIGTAFQLADDVLDIASDGHESGKTPGTDLREGVPTLPVLLLRAMPADPADPDDARLRELLDGDLGDDTRHAEALRLLRGHPALERARRETLRYAYEARDLLAQLPQCPARSALEGLCDAVAVRTM from the coding sequence GTGACCGTCGTGGGGCCCTTCGGGCTGAACATGCAGGACGAGGCGCTCAACGCCGACGTCCGGGACGGCATGGCCGCTGTCGAGGAGGCGCTGCTGGACGCCACCAAGAGCGATGTGCCGTTCATCACGGTCACCGCCCAGCATCTGCTCGAAGCCGGCGGCAAGCGGTTCCGCCCGCTGCTGGTGCTGCTCGCCGCCCAGTTCGGCGACCCCAACGCCCCCGGAGTGGTCCCCGCCGCCGTGGTGGTGGAGCTGACCCACCTGGCCACCCTCTACCACGACGATGTGATGGACGAGGCGGGGGTGCGGCGCGGCGCCCCCAGCGCCAACGCCCGCTGGGACAACTCGGTCGCCATCCTCACCGGCGACTTCCTCTTCTCCCGCGCCTCCCAGGTGCTGGCCGACCTCGGCCCCGAGGCCGTCCGCGTCCAGGCCGAGGCGTTCGAGCGGCTGGTCACCGGCCAGATCCTGGAGACCGCAGGACCCCGGCAGGGCAGCGACCCGGTCCAGCACTACCTGGACGTCATCAGCGGCAAGACCGGCTCGCTGATCGCCGTCTCCGGCCGGATGGGCGCCATGCTGGCCGGTGCCGACGAGCGCACGGTGGAGATCCTCACCGAGTACGGCGAGCGGATCGGCACCGCCTTCCAACTGGCCGACGACGTCCTGGACATCGCCAGCGACGGCCATGAGTCCGGCAAGACCCCCGGCACCGACCTGCGCGAGGGCGTCCCCACGCTGCCCGTGCTGCTGCTGCGCGCCATGCCCGCCGACCCCGCCGACCCGGACGACGCCCGGCTGCGGGAGCTGCTCGACGGCGACCTCGGCGACGACACCCGGCATGCCGAGGCGCTGCGGCTGCTGCGCGGCCACCCGGCGCTGGAACGGGCCCGCCGGGAGACCCTGCGGTACGCCTACGAGGCGCGCGACCTGCTGGCCCAGCTTCCCCAGTGCCCGGCCCGCTCGGCGCTGGAGGGGCTCTGCGACGCGGTGGCCGTCCGCACCATGTGA
- a CDS encoding NADH-quinone oxidoreductase subunit M, with translation MPFPLLTVTAAVPAVGAVVTAALPAATTAARRRTPKAVALAFSAVALVLTAIAAVRFDPGGDRYQLTESYTWIKSFGISFSLGVDGIGVVLALLTAVLVPLVMLASWHDADPEDPHSFEGPRRTQGFFALVLAVEAMVLVSFLSTDVFLFYVFFEAMLIPMYFLIGGFGDRAGGPDAARQRSYAAVKFLLYNLVGGLVMLAAVIGLYVLTARAGLGSGGGGTFDLATITNAVADGKLSIAPAAEKALFLGFFFAFAVKAPLWPLHTWLPNAMGESTAGTAVLITAVVDKVGTFAMLRFCLGLFPDASRYFAPAILVLSLVGIIYGALLAVGQKDIKRLIAYASISHFGFIILGIFAMTTQGQSGATLYMVNHGISTAVLMLVAGFLISRRGSRLIADFGGVQKVAPVLAGTFLIGGLATLSLPGLAPFVSEFLVLVGTFTRYPAMGIVATFGIVLAALYVLVLYQRTMTGPVKEGVRSMADLRIREVAVVAPLVVLLIGLGVYPKPLADIVNPAVKATMADVHRTDPPPAHPAAEQSWFSYMTAGADSHGGEAK, from the coding sequence ATGCCCTTTCCGCTGCTGACCGTCACCGCCGCCGTGCCGGCGGTCGGTGCGGTCGTCACCGCGGCGCTGCCGGCCGCGACCACCGCGGCCAGGCGGCGCACCCCCAAGGCCGTCGCGCTGGCCTTCTCCGCCGTCGCCCTCGTCCTCACGGCGATTGCCGCCGTGCGGTTCGACCCGGGCGGCGACCGCTACCAGCTCACCGAGTCGTACACCTGGATCAAGAGCTTCGGCATCTCCTTCTCGCTCGGCGTGGACGGCATCGGCGTGGTGCTGGCGCTGCTCACCGCCGTCCTGGTGCCGCTGGTGATGCTCGCCTCCTGGCACGACGCCGACCCGGAGGACCCGCACAGCTTCGAGGGGCCCCGGCGCACCCAGGGCTTCTTCGCCCTGGTGCTGGCCGTCGAGGCGATGGTGCTGGTCTCCTTCCTCTCCACCGACGTCTTCCTCTTCTACGTCTTCTTCGAAGCCATGCTCATCCCGATGTACTTCCTCATCGGCGGCTTCGGGGACCGGGCGGGCGGCCCGGACGCGGCCCGGCAGCGCTCCTACGCGGCCGTCAAGTTCCTGCTGTACAACCTGGTCGGCGGCCTGGTGATGCTCGCCGCCGTGATCGGGCTGTACGTCCTCACCGCCCGCGCCGGGCTCGGCAGCGGCGGAGGCGGCACCTTCGACCTGGCCACCATCACCAACGCGGTCGCCGACGGGAAGCTCTCCATCGCCCCGGCAGCGGAGAAGGCGCTCTTCCTGGGCTTCTTCTTCGCCTTCGCGGTCAAGGCGCCGCTCTGGCCGCTGCACACCTGGCTGCCCAACGCCATGGGCGAGTCCACCGCCGGAACCGCCGTGCTGATCACCGCCGTGGTCGACAAGGTCGGCACCTTCGCGATGCTCCGCTTCTGCCTGGGCCTCTTCCCGGACGCCTCCCGGTACTTCGCCCCGGCCATCCTGGTGCTCTCGCTGGTCGGGATCATCTACGGGGCGCTGCTCGCGGTGGGCCAGAAGGACATCAAGCGGCTGATCGCCTATGCGTCGATCTCCCACTTCGGCTTCATCATCCTGGGCATCTTCGCGATGACCACCCAGGGGCAGAGCGGGGCCACCCTCTACATGGTCAACCACGGCATCTCCACCGCCGTGCTGATGCTGGTCGCCGGGTTCCTGATCTCGCGGCGCGGCAGCCGTCTGATCGCCGACTTCGGCGGGGTGCAGAAGGTCGCCCCGGTGCTGGCCGGCACCTTCCTGATCGGCGGCCTGGCGACGCTCTCGCTGCCCGGTCTGGCGCCGTTCGTCAGCGAGTTCCTGGTGCTGGTCGGCACCTTCACCCGCTACCCGGCGATGGGCATCGTCGCCACCTTCGGCATCGTGCTGGCCGCGCTCTACGTCCTGGTGCTCTACCAGCGCACCATGACCGGCCCGGTCAAGGAGGGCGTCCGCTCGATGGCCGACCTCAGGATCCGCGAGGTGGCCGTGGTCGCCCCGCTGGTCGTCCTGCTGATCGGGCTCGGCGTCTACCCCAAGCCGCTCGCCGACATCGTCAACCCGGCGGTGAAGGCCACCATGGCCGACGTCCACCGCACCGATCCCCCACCCGCCCATCCGGCGGCCGAGCAGTCCTGGTTCTCCTACATGACCGCCGGCGCGGACTCCCACGGAGGTGAGGCGAAGTGA
- a CDS encoding response regulator transcription factor — MRVVIAEDSVLLREGLTRLLTDRGLEVVAGVGDGEGLLKAVKELAGAGQLPDVVVADVRMPPTHTDEGVRACVELRRRHPQVGVLVLSQYVEERYASELLAGSTRGIGYLLKDRVAEVREFCQAVERVARGGTALDPEVVAQLLSRSRRAEVLGRLTPREREVLGLMAEGRTNTAIAKQLVVSDGAVEKHVSNIFLKLGLAQSPEDHRRVLAVLTYLNS; from the coding sequence CTGCGTGTCGTCATCGCCGAGGACTCGGTTCTGCTGCGGGAGGGCCTGACCCGGCTGCTCACCGACCGGGGACTGGAGGTGGTGGCCGGGGTCGGCGACGGGGAGGGCCTGCTGAAGGCGGTGAAGGAGCTGGCCGGCGCCGGGCAGCTGCCCGATGTGGTCGTCGCCGATGTGCGGATGCCGCCCACCCACACCGACGAGGGCGTACGGGCCTGTGTGGAGCTGCGCCGCCGCCACCCGCAGGTCGGCGTGCTGGTCCTCTCCCAGTACGTGGAGGAGCGCTACGCCTCCGAGCTGCTGGCCGGCTCCACCCGGGGCATCGGCTATCTGCTCAAGGACCGGGTCGCCGAGGTACGGGAGTTCTGCCAGGCCGTGGAGCGGGTGGCACGCGGTGGCACCGCGCTGGACCCGGAGGTGGTCGCCCAGCTGCTCAGCCGCAGCCGCCGGGCCGAGGTGCTGGGGCGGCTGACCCCGCGCGAGCGCGAGGTGCTGGGCCTGATGGCCGAGGGCCGTACCAACACCGCCATCGCCAAGCAGCTGGTGGTCTCGGACGGCGCGGTGGAGAAGCACGTCAGCAACATCTTCCTCAAGCTCGGTCTGGCGCAGAGCCCGGAGGACCACCGAAGGGTGCTGGCGGTGCTGACCTACCTGAATTCCTGA
- a CDS encoding phosphotransferase enzyme family protein, giving the protein MTADDGTVRVLGMGRAELVAPDWPPLTEEETCWLLGRHPGTGGLDAVLWRSPRPLSAAALVRPRAGRHLFVKRHHRTVRDAAALAEEHRFMARLAARGAPVARVLRDRDGATATVRGAWTYEVHTALPGDDLYRDAFSWTPYLTLAQAYSSGAALAGLHLAAEGWDAPPRGPLPLLASHRVFSAADPVAAMADFARARPGLSALLARVPWREDLARYHLPLRPRLGPLRPLWTQNDWHGTNLLWDGDRVTAVLDFGLANRTTAVHDLATALERSAVEWLRLADRGPAAVHLGQARALLDGYRSVRPLSPAEAAALPELLPLVHADYALSEAYYFHTVLGRPDQALETYRDYFTGHAAWFTTPAGRDFTARLREWVRTAPSPTPDGCAPAPWGGRGAGRGGVSGVSGVSG; this is encoded by the coding sequence ATGACGGCGGACGACGGGACGGTACGGGTGCTGGGCATGGGCCGGGCCGAGCTGGTCGCCCCCGACTGGCCGCCGCTCACCGAGGAGGAGACCTGCTGGCTGCTGGGCCGCCACCCCGGCACCGGCGGCCTGGACGCCGTGCTCTGGCGCAGCCCCCGGCCGCTCTCCGCCGCCGCACTGGTCCGTCCCCGCGCGGGGCGGCACCTCTTCGTCAAGCGGCACCACCGCACCGTCCGCGATGCCGCCGCGCTCGCGGAGGAGCATCGCTTCATGGCCCGGCTGGCCGCCCGGGGCGCCCCGGTGGCCCGGGTGCTGCGCGACCGGGACGGGGCCACCGCCACCGTGCGGGGCGCGTGGACCTACGAGGTGCACACCGCCCTGCCGGGCGACGACCTGTACCGCGACGCCTTCTCCTGGACGCCCTATCTGACCCTCGCCCAGGCGTACTCCTCCGGTGCCGCGCTGGCCGGGCTGCATCTCGCCGCCGAGGGCTGGGACGCGCCGCCGCGCGGCCCGCTGCCGCTGCTGGCCTCGCACCGGGTCTTCTCCGCCGCCGACCCGGTCGCGGCCATGGCGGACTTCGCCCGCGCCCGTCCGGGGCTCTCCGCGCTGCTCGCCCGGGTGCCCTGGCGGGAGGACCTGGCCCGGTACCACCTGCCGCTGCGGCCGCGCCTCGGCCCCCTCCGGCCGCTCTGGACGCAGAACGACTGGCATGGCACCAATCTGCTCTGGGACGGCGACCGGGTCACCGCCGTCCTGGACTTCGGCCTGGCCAACCGGACCACCGCCGTGCACGACCTGGCCACCGCCCTGGAACGCTCGGCCGTGGAGTGGCTGCGCCTCGCCGACCGGGGCCCGGCCGCCGTCCACCTAGGGCAGGCCCGCGCCCTGCTGGACGGCTACCGCTCGGTCCGCCCGCTCTCCCCCGCCGAGGCCGCCGCCCTGCCCGAGCTGCTGCCGCTGGTCCACGCCGACTACGCGCTCTCCGAGGCGTACTACTTCCACACCGTGCTGGGCCGCCCCGACCAGGCCCTGGAGACCTACCGCGACTACTTCACCGGCCACGCCGCCTGGTTCACCACCCCCGCCGGCCGGGACTTCACCGCCCGGCTGCGCGAGTGGGTCCGTACCGCGCCGTCCCCCACGCCGGACGGCTGCGCCCCGGCGCCGTGGGGCGGCCGGGGCGCAGGGCGCGGCGGGGTCAGCGGGGTCAGCGGGGTCAGCGGATGA
- the nuoN gene encoding NADH-quinone oxidoreductase subunit NuoN produces the protein MTALAPAAAVHTLWTAAGDTATIPAPHLEYGQLAPMLVVFGAALVGILAEAFLPRRTRYTAQVAIALLGLVASFGVVVSLAARGYATTKADLTAMGAVAVDGPALFLQGVILLVAVVAVLSFAERRLEPRGAGGAPVDAFAPQASAVPGGDQEKAAAKAGFATTEIFPLTMFAVGGMLLFPAAADLLTMFVALEVLSLPLYLMCALARRRRLLSQEAAVKYFLLGAFASAFFLFGVALLYGYAGTVSLGGIADVVSGQAPVTPALANTTGNDALLLIGLALLGVGLLFKVGAVPFHAWTPDVYQGAPTPVTGFMAAATKVAAFGALLRLLYVALPGMRWDWRPVMWGVAILTMVVGAILAVTQTDVKRLLAYSSIAHAGFILTGVIATNKAGVSSVLFYLAAYSFVTLGAFAVVTLVRDAGGEATHLSRWAGLGRRSPLVAAVFALFLLAFAGIPLTSGFTGKFAVFQAAASGGAVPLVIIGVLSSAIAAFFYIRVIVLMFFSDPKPDGPSVAVPSPLTATAITLGVLVTLVLGLLPQYFLDLADKASVFIR, from the coding sequence GTGACCGCCCTCGCACCGGCCGCCGCTGTCCACACCCTGTGGACGGCCGCGGGCGACACCGCGACCATCCCGGCTCCGCACCTTGAGTACGGGCAGCTGGCGCCCATGCTGGTGGTCTTCGGCGCCGCCCTGGTCGGCATCCTCGCGGAGGCATTCCTGCCCCGCCGCACCCGGTACACCGCCCAGGTGGCCATCGCCCTGCTGGGCCTGGTCGCCTCCTTCGGCGTGGTGGTCTCGCTGGCCGCCCGCGGCTACGCCACCACCAAGGCCGACCTCACCGCCATGGGCGCCGTCGCCGTCGACGGTCCCGCGCTCTTCCTCCAGGGCGTGATCCTGCTGGTCGCCGTGGTCGCGGTGCTCTCCTTCGCCGAGCGGCGGCTGGAGCCGCGCGGCGCGGGCGGCGCCCCGGTGGACGCCTTCGCCCCGCAGGCGTCCGCCGTACCGGGCGGTGACCAGGAGAAGGCCGCCGCCAAGGCGGGCTTCGCCACCACCGAGATCTTCCCGCTCACCATGTTCGCGGTCGGCGGCATGCTGCTCTTCCCGGCGGCGGCCGATCTGCTGACCATGTTCGTGGCGCTGGAGGTGCTCTCCCTCCCGCTCTACCTGATGTGCGCGCTGGCCCGGCGCCGCCGCCTCCTCTCCCAGGAGGCCGCGGTCAAGTACTTCCTGCTGGGCGCCTTCGCCTCCGCCTTCTTCCTCTTCGGCGTGGCGCTGCTCTACGGCTACGCCGGGACCGTCTCGCTGGGCGGCATCGCCGATGTGGTCTCCGGCCAGGCTCCGGTCACCCCGGCGCTGGCCAACACCACCGGCAACGACGCCCTGCTGCTGATCGGGCTGGCGCTGCTGGGCGTGGGCCTGCTCTTCAAGGTCGGCGCCGTCCCCTTCCACGCCTGGACCCCCGACGTCTACCAGGGCGCCCCCACCCCGGTCACCGGCTTCATGGCCGCCGCCACCAAGGTCGCCGCCTTCGGCGCCCTGCTGCGGCTGCTCTATGTGGCGCTGCCGGGCATGCGGTGGGACTGGCGGCCGGTGATGTGGGGCGTCGCCATCCTCACCATGGTGGTCGGCGCGATCCTCGCGGTCACCCAGACCGATGTGAAGCGGCTGCTGGCCTACTCCTCCATCGCCCACGCCGGGTTCATCCTCACCGGCGTGATCGCCACCAACAAGGCGGGCGTCTCCTCGGTGCTCTTCTACCTGGCGGCGTACTCCTTTGTGACCCTCGGCGCCTTCGCGGTGGTCACCCTGGTCCGCGACGCGGGCGGCGAGGCCACCCACCTCTCCCGCTGGGCGGGCCTGGGCCGGCGGTCCCCGCTGGTGGCGGCGGTCTTCGCGCTCTTCCTGCTGGCCTTCGCCGGGATTCCGCTCACCTCCGGCTTCACCGGGAAGTTCGCCGTCTTCCAGGCGGCGGCGAGCGGGGGCGCGGTCCCGCTGGTGATCATCGGTGTGCTGTCGTCGGCGATTGCGGCGTTCTTCTACATCCGGGTCATCGTCCTGATGTTCTTCTCCGACCCCAAGCCGGACGGCCCCTCGGTCGCCGTCCCCAGCCCCCTCACCGCCACCGCCATCACCCTCGGCGTCCTGGTCACCCTGGTGCTCGGCCTGCTGCCGCAGTACTTCCTCGACCTGGCGGACAAGGCGTCGGTCTTCATCCGCTGA
- a CDS encoding AAA family ATPase yields the protein MQKRLLALEVENFRSLRRIHVPLGPLTVLVGPNGAGKTNVLEVFTFLADVIGTDLLPALDARGGFGEVVFRGGSKAPASVRIRLKACWTSHSKLTAPDEYEITITNRTSSATGVQTLSRREEFAFKRVQGRGRRIHISGVRAEVQDVDAAQEVVSDTAIGIQKLSSGLSTLPRLSDDSGGTEVAAFAERLASFRVFDIDVSAARRPSRITPSRRRGEGLADDASNLAGFLLSLSRRDPGTWERLVEDAIAVLPQLEGIDFEFPSGAAREVVVVLRERGLRRPTELADASYGTIRLLSLLALLYDPNPPALTCIEEIDHGLHPQALELLVQRLREASERTQLLIATHSPALVDRLEPHEFIICERTDDGASAIPALTEGDVRRIQQASQGRPLGELWFSGALGGDL from the coding sequence ATGCAGAAGCGTCTCCTGGCACTGGAGGTCGAGAACTTCCGGAGCTTGCGCAGGATCCATGTGCCGCTGGGTCCTCTGACCGTCCTGGTCGGTCCCAACGGTGCTGGTAAGACCAATGTCCTGGAGGTCTTCACCTTCCTCGCCGACGTCATCGGCACGGACCTCCTGCCGGCGCTGGACGCTCGTGGTGGCTTCGGTGAAGTGGTCTTCCGCGGCGGCAGCAAGGCCCCAGCCAGCGTGCGCATCAGGCTGAAGGCATGCTGGACGTCACACAGCAAACTCACGGCACCCGACGAGTACGAGATCACCATCACCAACCGCACGTCGTCGGCCACCGGAGTCCAGACACTCTCGCGGCGCGAGGAGTTCGCCTTCAAACGGGTCCAGGGGCGGGGACGGCGGATTCACATCTCGGGTGTGCGGGCCGAGGTGCAGGATGTGGACGCCGCCCAGGAGGTGGTGTCGGATACCGCGATCGGCATCCAGAAACTCAGCAGCGGTCTATCCACGCTTCCGCGGCTCTCGGACGACTCCGGCGGAACGGAAGTGGCCGCCTTCGCAGAGCGGCTGGCATCCTTCCGGGTCTTCGACATCGATGTGAGTGCTGCTCGACGTCCCTCCAGGATTACTCCCTCCCGGCGCCGCGGCGAAGGGCTGGCGGACGATGCGAGCAACCTGGCCGGCTTCCTCCTGTCCCTGTCACGGCGGGACCCCGGGACCTGGGAACGCCTGGTGGAGGACGCGATCGCCGTCCTGCCGCAACTGGAGGGCATCGACTTCGAGTTCCCTTCGGGAGCCGCCCGAGAAGTCGTCGTCGTACTGCGGGAACGAGGGCTTCGGCGACCCACGGAGCTCGCGGACGCCTCCTACGGCACAATCCGGCTGCTCAGCCTGCTCGCGCTCCTGTACGACCCGAACCCGCCCGCTCTGACGTGCATCGAGGAGATCGACCACGGCCTCCACCCCCAGGCACTGGAGCTCCTGGTCCAGCGCTTGAGGGAGGCGAGCGAACGTACGCAGCTGCTCATCGCCACACACTCTCCGGCCCTTGTGGACCGCCTGGAGCCGCATGAGTTCATCATCTGCGAGCGTACGGACGACGGGGCCTCGGCCATCCCAGCGCTGACGGAGGGGGATGTGCGGCGGATCCAGCAGGCAAGCCAGGGGAGGCCGCTGGGCGAGCTCTGGTTCTCCGGGGCTCTCGGAGGCGATCTTTGA
- a CDS encoding 2-oxoacid:ferredoxin oxidoreductase subunit beta: MSEATAHRDGTALPALSLVPKATGPQTARDFKTDQEVRWCPGCGDYAILAAVQAFMPELGIARENTVFISGIGCSSRFPYYMNTYGMHSIHGRAPAIATGLASSRPDLSVWVVTGDGDALSIGGNHLIHALRRNVNLKILLFNNRIYGLTKGQYSPTSELGKVTKSTPMGSLDAPFNPVSLALGAEASFVGRTIDSDRRHLQSVLRAAAEHRGTALVEIYQNCNIFNDGAFDALKEPGTREEALIRLEHGRPIRFGADLGQGVFRDPVSGELFTAEVTPRNEAAVLVHDVGGPSPATAFALSRLADPDTLHHTPIGVLRDIDRPVYDTLMADQLDRAVQAKGEGDLTALLTGNDTWTVD, translated from the coding sequence ATGTCTGAGGCCACCGCCCACCGCGACGGCACCGCGCTGCCCGCGCTCTCCCTGGTGCCCAAGGCCACCGGGCCCCAGACCGCCCGGGACTTCAAGACCGACCAGGAGGTCCGCTGGTGCCCCGGCTGCGGCGACTACGCCATCCTCGCCGCCGTCCAGGCCTTCATGCCCGAACTCGGCATCGCCCGCGAGAACACCGTCTTCATCTCCGGCATCGGCTGCTCCTCCCGCTTCCCGTACTACATGAACACCTACGGGATGCACTCCATCCACGGCCGTGCCCCGGCCATCGCCACGGGTCTGGCCTCCTCCCGGCCGGATCTTTCCGTCTGGGTCGTCACCGGTGACGGTGACGCTCTCTCCATCGGCGGGAACCACCTCATCCATGCGCTGCGGCGGAATGTGAATCTGAAGATCCTGCTGTTCAACAACCGGATCTACGGGTTGACCAAGGGGCAGTACTCGCCGACGTCGGAGTTGGGGAAGGTCACCAAGTCGACGCCGATGGGTTCGCTGGACGCGCCGTTCAACCCGGTGTCGCTGGCGTTGGGTGCGGAGGCGTCGTTCGTGGGCCGCACCATCGACTCCGACCGCAGGCACCTGCAGTCGGTGCTGCGGGCGGCGGCCGAGCACCGGGGCACGGCGCTGGTGGAGATCTACCAGAACTGCAACATCTTCAACGACGGTGCCTTCGATGCGCTGAAGGAGCCGGGGACGCGGGAGGAGGCGCTGATCCGGCTGGAGCACGGCCGGCCGATCCGGTTCGGTGCCGATCTGGGCCAGGGTGTCTTCCGCGATCCGGTGAGCGGTGAGCTGTTCACGGCCGAGGTGACGCCGCGGAACGAGGCGGCCGTGCTGGTCCACGACGTGGGCGGTCCCAGCCCCGCCACCGCCTTCGCGCTCTCCCGCCTCGCCGACCCCGACACCCTGCACCACACCCCGATCGGCGTGCTCCGCGACATCGACCGCCCGGTCTACGACACCCTGATGGCCGACCAACTCGACCGCGCCGTCCAGGCCAAGGGCGAAGGCGACCTCACCGCCCTCCTCACCGGCAACGACACCTGGACCGTCGACTGA